The segment TGCATGCCGTAGTCGAATCCGTGGTCGAACAGACAGTTCTCGAACACAACACCCGGCTTGTAGACGTCAACAACTTTATAATCCACCATATCCAGACCCCGCACCGTCGAAGGCGTAAACAGGGAGTCCGTATTGAAGAAGCGAATACCGCCCCACAGATCGCCGCCCGTCGCGCCCACCGAAATGCGCGCGCGGGACGTGGAGTTGCCGTCCACGATCAGCTTGCCATGGACTTCGATAGTGTACAGACCCGTGGTTTCGATGTGCGTCCCGGCGGGTATCGTCAGGATCGTGCCCGGATTGATGCGGACGTTGCAGGACATGCGGTAGGTAATGCCCGCATTCAGGGTGCCGGAGACCACGCCGCGCAGCTCGCCGCCCGACTGGACGTAGGGCAGCGTGCCCATGTCGGCGCGGGTATTGTCTACCTGGTCGAGGTCTTCACCCGCCGGGCCGGCATCAATGGCCGGTGAGCAGGATTGCAGCGCCAAATCGCTGCCGTCACGCAGCCACGTGCGGGGGGGATCCGCCTCTGTGCCCGTGTCGCCCATGTAGGTCAGCTTCGGATCCAGATCGATGTTGAAGAACCGGTCGCAACTGTCCAGATTCTGGTTGGTCTGGAATTTTACGCCGTACCGCGAGGAGTCGTATCCCATCAGGAACGAGATCGCGTGGTTGCCGCCGACGCAGTTGTAAGACACATCGGGGCGTCCGGTTTCGCCGACTCCTTCGGGGAGTTGCACCGATGTGTCGGCGCGAACCGCCGAAGCGTCGTTGAACGTCAGCACATTGTAGCGGATTCGCGGAGCGCTGCCCGCGCCCGTCATATAGACAGCATTGTTCTGATTGGCCACCACCACGCAGCGTTCGATAACCGGGCTCGAGTTGTTGATCGCCAGCATGCCGCGGTAGGTCTGCGCCTCGACGTTGGTGGTGTCCGTGTCATAGAACGCGCCCCAACTGAATACGCAGTGCTCAAATCTCGAAGGATCGGTGGGATTGTGCAGTTTGAAGCCGCGCCACTGCCCCATGGCCGGACTGGTGCGGGCCGACGTAAAGATAATCGGCTGGGAGGCCGTACCGACGGCGGTAATCTTTCCCGCCACGTCCACCCACCACAGACTGTCGAACATGATCTCCGTACCGGCTTGGATCTCCACGGTCCGGCCTTCGGGGATCACCCAGTTCTCCGACACAATGTACGGCCTGTCGGCGCGCGCGATGTAGGTCGCGTTTACGTCGAGGGGGATGCCGTCACGAAACTCGGGCGGCGGAGTCACGGGATTCGAGTCGGGCTTGGAACAGCCGATCAATCCCGCGATGATGAGCAGGC is part of the bacterium genome and harbors:
- a CDS encoding right-handed parallel beta-helix repeat-containing protein, with the translated sequence MVKSKLLRGSLLSLLIIAGLIGCSKPDSNPVTPPPEFRDGIPLDVNATYIARADRPYIVSENWVIPEGRTVEIQAGTEIMFDSLWWVDVAGKITAVGTASQPIIFTSARTSPAMGQWRGFKLHNPTDPSRFEHCVFSWGAFYDTDTTNVEAQTYRGMLAINNSSPVIERCVVVANQNNAVYMTGAGSAPRIRYNVLTFNDASAVRADTSVQLPEGVGETGRPDVSYNCVGGNHAISFLMGYDSSRYGVKFQTNQNLDSCDRFFNIDLDPKLTYMGDTGTEADPPRTWLRDGSDLALQSCSPAIDAGPAGEDLDQVDNTRADMGTLPYVQSGGELRGVVSGTLNAGITYRMSCNVRINPGTILTIPAGTHIETTGLYTIEVHGKLIVDGNSTSRARISVGATGGDLWGGIRFFNTDSLFTPSTVRGLDMVDYKVVDVYKPGVVFENCLFDHGFDYGMQIATQTPDFTDTVRVADCTFNACGLYGIKADSSATTIRNTVIRASRGRGIWLRNAGTAAEITNCIVHSNVTVGLALEAFSSPVLTNNVFAHNGYHGMDMTNNCDPHLRNTIVYHNDRYGLYVVESSTPVLDYNDVFGHVYISGQNSTDWNYMPADRIAHLTDLNADPQFAGETDFHLSASSPCRNAGMNPDGSPTDMGAFGGPNGGSVGAGAIRQSSGGLASK